The following are encoded together in the Lathyrus oleraceus cultivar Zhongwan6 chromosome 3, CAAS_Psat_ZW6_1.0, whole genome shotgun sequence genome:
- the LOC127125516 gene encoding dihydroneopterin aldolase 2, giving the protein MEGGDKLILKGLSFYGFHGALKEENTLGQKFFVDIDAWMDLKPAGKSDNLSDSSDYVEIYRIAKDVIEGPAQNLLESVAQKIAISTLKLHKEISAVRVKVGKPHVAIPGPLDYLGVEILRRRSDLTD; this is encoded by the exons ATGGAAGGTGGAGATAAACTGATTCTAAAGGGATTGAGTTTCTATGGTTTTCATGGAGCATTGAAGGAAGAAAACACGCTGGGGCAGAAGTTTTTTGTTGATATAGATGCTTGGATGGATCTCAAACCAGCAGGAAAATCTGATAACTTGTCTGATTCTTCTGATTATGTTGAAATATATCG TATAGCTAAGGATGTTATTGAAGGACCAGCTCAAAATCTTCTGGAGTCAGTGGCCCAGAAAATTGCAATCTCCACTTTGAAACTTCACAAAGAGATATCTGCTGTTCGTGTGAAGGTTGGAAAGCCTCATGTGGCAATTCCGGGTCCGCTTGATTACTTGGGTGTTGAGATTTTGAGACGCAGAAGCGATTTGACAGATTAG